The DNA segment TCACCGCGTCGGACGACATCAAGCTGGCCCGCAAGGCCGCGGCCTCCCTCGGCGTGACCTTCACGGCGCTGTCCTCCGGCGAGACCCAGCCGCTGGCGACCTTCGTCATGAAGGACCCGTCGTACGCCCTGGTGTGACCCCGCTCCCCCGGGCTCCGGGGGCGCTCCACGGGGTGCCGGAACCGGTCCGCCCGGCCCCGGCACCCCGGCTCCACTCCGTAACTCCATAACTCAGTTTCTCCGTACGTGACCGGATCGCGCGGTACGTACGGCTCGCTCCACCCGCTCAGACTTCACCGCGGCGCCCGCCCGTCCCGCCGGGACGGGCGGGCGCGGCCCCTTTCCGAAACGGAGACCCCATGGCCCCCTTCGACGTGAACACCGCCCGCGCCCAGCGGATGGAGGCGCTCGGCCGTACCTGGTCGTTCGAACTCGACGGCGACACCTACGAGCTGCCGACCGAGCTGACCCGCGCCACGGCCGGGGCGCTGCGCGGCCTGGACGACAACGACGTCGACGGCCTGCTCGAACTCCTCCTCGGCAAGAAGCAGTTCGCCCGCTTCGCCCAGCTCGACGTCACCATGCAGGACATCGCCGCCATCCTGGAGGCGTACGGCAAGGAGACCGGGCTCGGCCTGGGGGAAGACTGAGCCTCGTCGCGTTCGCCGAAGAACACGCCGAGGCTCTGGAAGCCGACCTGCTCCGTCACTACGGGGTGGACCTGCTCGACTGGCACCGCGGCGGGCTCTCCTCCCGCCGGCTGGCGATCCTGATCAAGCATCTGCCGCGGGACAGCGCCACCATCCGCGACACGGACGGCGAGACAGCGGACTGGGGAGTCACCGACTACCTGCTGGCCGCGGTCGTGGACCATCTCGCCGCGGCCAACTGGATGTTCTCCGTCGTCAACGGCGACGGGGAGTCCGATCCGCCGGAACAGCCAGTACCGGTACCACGCCCGGGCGACCCGGCCGAGCGGGAACCGATGGACGAGACCGCGTCCGGCGCCATCCCACCACCGGCCCAACCGAGCCCGTCGGAACTGGCGCACTTCTTCAGCTGACGGAACAGGGATCCCGCTGGCCGTTCCTCTGAAGCAGGGGGAACAGCCGGCGGATCAGGGCGAGTTCTGCCAACGAGACGTCAAGGTGGCGCCGGACACGGAAGATCGCGCGGGCCGCCATCGCCAAGATCAGGGCACCAGGCTCCGCCGAGCACTGACATGGGAACTTCAACGTCGCTTTGTCGGTGAAGAGAAATTCCGCAATCCTCGGAGCTGTGCGCGACAAGCCCAACACGTCGGTGGGTGCTGGATTTCATACCGCCGCAATGGCCAGCCCCAGCCCCGCCAGCAGTACCCCGCAGCCGCCGTACACGAGAGATGCGACCCAGTGCGGAAAGCGCGGCATCCCGCCACGCGGATACATACGGGCCGGTGCGATCGGATCGAGATCGACTTCGACCATCTGACCCACCGATATCCCCAAACCCCGCCCATACAACGCACCCCGCAGGACCCTGCCTTCGTACACGACAGGACCCAGGTCGTAGCGCGTCTCGCCCTTGGAGAACCGGCCCATCCCATAACCCGAACACGGCACTTCCAGCTGCACCCGCCGACGCCATCCGGACGAATCCGCTATCAGCAACGCGACCGCCCCCACCACAGCCATTACCGCTGCGGCAAGAACTAGGAAAAACACGCCCACCCCTCACGGGTTATTTGTATTCAGGCGAGTACCGCCGCATATGCCCGCACTCTCCCCCGGGCCCGCCACATCCCGAAGCCGCCTCGCCAGACGGTACTACCACCAGGCTCGCCCCGGTCTGATCCGCATGAATGCGCATCAGATCCGCATGAATGCGCACTCCGCGCCTGGCCCTCGATCCGGAATGCTCTTCTCGTGAAGCTCCAACGGGCGCACATCGCAGTTCCCCAGACGGCATCCGCGACGCGCCGGCTCACTGGCGATTATCGCCATCAACAACACCGTCGGAATCCGGTGCGTCAGGAATGGAAAGCCCACCAGATCACCCCGGTAAACATCACCGCCAGAGACACACCGACAATAACCAAGGGCCCCTCAGCAACGCTCCATAGCGGTTTGCTCAAGGCCGTTTCCGTCGTCGCCCTGCTTGGGTGATGCGGGTCGTACACGACGCCCACTACGGACTTGTCGCTCGTAGGTCCGAGATCCTCCGGCGCTATCGTGAAATAGTGCTTTTCTCGCTTTTCATCGCGATAAAAGACATCAATCGACATGATATTCGCGTTCCAGCTCGTACCGCCACAGCTGCCCTCGGTCCGGACTCCTCTTCTCCTGAGGATCCACCGGTCGCGCACACCGTAAAGCCCTAGCCCTAAAAACACCAGCGGCAGTACATAAAGCAAGAAAATAAACACAACAATTCCCTCCCAGTGCTCCCGCCAGGGAAGAGAAATTCTACCGAGGACTGAAAATACCACCGCAGGGAAATAAGTTACCCGCACTTACTTCACCCGTGCGCTACCGCCGGCCCCAGAAATGCCGACAACACCCCACAGACGCCGGGCGGGCGTCCCTGCGGTGCTGAGGGCGATCGTGATCGTCGGCGAACGAGTCCGCCGTCAGAAGCGCCGCCGCCCACACCACAGCCGTTACCGCTGCCGCGAGAACCATGAAAAACACGTCCACGCCTCGCAGTACTTGCGTTCCGGCTCCATGCCGTCACACCCGCCCTCACCCCAACTGAAGCCGGTCAGATCACCAAGCCAATACAGAGCAGCACGAGCGCGACAACCGTCACCGACGCCATAATCGCCAGGAAAACAATCTTTTTCCTGGGGTTCCGGGACATGAAGATCGCAAAATCGGCTCGCTTGGGATTCTGCGGATCGTAAATGACTCGCTCACCCCCCTGCGGGTACTGAGAGCAGCCGCGCTGCCAAATAGTGTGCCGCTCCCGCTCCTGGGTGATGTACATGTATTCCACGTCGATCTTTCCGTCTCGTGGAACGGATCGGCGTACCACCGTCGAATCAACAACCACTCCTCTTTTCCGCAGAGGAGCCTGCGCAAGAAAAGGAATTCCAGAACCCAGAAGCACCACAAGAGAAATGAAGAATATTACGCCGACAACAATAAACACGGGGCCTCCATTTTCGCCTCGCGCGATGAGGCGCGCACAAAACACCAACTGTAGCAACACACCGCCTCCAGTGGCAGCACAGTAAGTTCACATTTCAAAGAGGGCAAAGGCCTCATATCAGCCGAAAGGAAGTCTCAACATGGGCGCAGACCCCTCCTCCAGCGGAGGAACCGAAGGATCCTCTTCGTCACGCGGGGGCGCTGAGGACGTAGTAGAGACCCTGAAGTCCCTGGTGACGCAATTCACGAGCAAGGACTTCACGGACGCTCTCAAAGAAATGAAGCCCTCCGCTATCTCCATAAAGGGGACGACCGGATTTATCATTGCCGCCGCAGGACTATTGGGGCTGCAAATCTTCGACTTCAAGTCATTCATCGCGGGGTTGCTGGACAAGGCGAATCTCGAAGTCAAGAAAAATAAAATGGGATTTTCCAAGATCGTTAAAAAGCAGGACCCGGACCCTCCGTTCGTGTCTCTGTCGCAGGTCAACAACAATCCGGCGGCTCGCGCTCAGTTGACCGAACAGATCAACGCCGACGCAGCTCGTTCATCAATTTCGAAAATCGAAACGGCAACCCGGAAGCTCGACACCGCGATCGGCAGCCTGCACACCAAGGTCGACGGGCTTCTCGCCGAGTTCGCCTGACCGTTCCGTACACCCCTCCTCCACCCTCCGGCCGCCAGCCGGTCGGCTGAACAGGCCGATGAACGATCGGACATGGAATGGCGTTCACAGCCACACTCAAGAAGGCATCCGACAGTCTCCGCGGCTTCAAGACCAACCTCGATCAGGCCAGCCGGTCGGCAAGCGGCCTGAAGCAGAGCGCGCAGAGCAGCAACAGCGGTATCACCAGCATCAAGTCCTCATCCCAGCAGTCCGCCAAGGAGCTGAAGTCGCTTCAACTGGCCGCCGACAAGGCGGAGAAGTCCGTCACCAAGGCCGGCAAGTCCGGGCAGACCGGCGGGACCGGCATCGGCAAGTTCCAGACCGGCGCGGCCAAGGCCGACAAGGGCATGCAGGGGCTCAACAAGTCGATGAAGGGAAACCTCATCGGCGTCCTCATGGCGCTGCTGGCGCCGCTCATCGCCAAGGTCGTGGACATGGCGATGCAGTCCAAGACCATGCAGAAGATCCTCAACACCGCCTTCAGCGTCATCAAAAGCGTCATCACCAGCGTAATGAAGGCCGTCGGCCCGATCATGCAGGCCGCCGGTGCGCTGATGAAGAAGGTGTGGAACGGGATCAAGACGGCCGTCTCCGTGGTCGTCAAGGCCGTCGCAACGGTCATCAAGACCTATTTCAACCTCTGGAAGTCCATCATCACCACGGCCATGAACGCCGTGAAGAAGGTCGTCACCACCGTTTGGAACGGCATCAAGTCCGTCATCTCGCCGGTGGTCAACTGGATCAAGGGCGTCGTGCCGGCAGCCTTCACCACCGTCAGGAGCAAGCTGTCCAGCGCCTGGAACGGCCTGAAGTCCATCGCCGGCAACGCGTTCGGCGCCATCAAGGGAGCCGTCACCGGCCCGATCAACGCCGTCATCGGTCTGATCAACTCGGCGATCGGCAAACTCAACGGCATCCGGGTCTCCGTACCGGGCTGGGTGCCGCTCGTCGGCGGAAAATCCTTCGGCATCCATCTGCCGACCATCCCCCGGCTCGCCCAGGGCGGCATCGTTCAGCCGCGGAACGGCGGGGTGCACACCATCGTCGCCGAGGCCGGTGAGGCCGAAGCCGTCCTGCCGCTCTCCAAGCTGAGCCGACTGCTCGGTCACACCACGCGCGCCGGCCAGACCGGCACCGGGGCCACCGCCACCGACGGCGGTTTCTACATCGAGCAGTACTACGAGGCGACCAGCAGCAACCTCCAGGACACCGCCTCCGCCCTGCTGTTCCTGTCCAAGGCCCGGGGATGACCCGTTCCCGGCGGGACCCCACGTCCGGCGGGGCCCGCCCCGCCGCCTCCCTGAACACCTTCAGGACCGTGGCCCTCCAGACAGGCACCGCCGTCCAGACCATGCGGCGCGGGCTCGTCGGGGTCCAGGCCCCCGTCCGCACGATGGCCACACGGGCAGCCGCCACCGCACCGGCGCTGCGCCAGTTGCGTACGGCAACGACGCAGGCCGGCCGTTCCGTCCGCAGGACCGGCACATCGGCCGTTACCGCCGCCACCCGCATCCGGGCCGGTGCCACCAGGATCCGGGGCCCGCTCGGCGTGCTCGGAGCCCTCGCCTCCGGGGCCGGGGTCTTCGGTTCGGTGACGGATCTGCTCGGCAGTCACACCCCGCAGATCACCAAGTTCATGACCCTCTTCGGCACCGCCATGACGCTCGGCTCCATCGCCATGACCGCGATCAACACGGCCATGAAGGCGAACCCGCTCGGGTTCATTCTCGGTGTCCTCACCCCGCTGGTCGCCTATCTCGTCGACTACGCGGTGAACTCGTCCACCGGCCAGAAGGTGATCCAACAGGTCTTCCAGGCCGCGCTGGACGGCTTCAAGGTGGCCTGGGCGTTCATGGCACCGGTCATCGAGGGCTGGGCGAAGACCGTCTCCGAGGTGTTCGACGGCGTACAGAAGACCGTCGGATCCGTGCTGAAGACGCTCGGCTCCACGATCAGCGCCGGGATCAACGGCGCGAAAAACGCGATCTCCGCAGCGACCCACGCCGTCACCTCAATCGTCAAGGGCGCCTGGAACGGCTTCAAAGGTGTCATTCAGCCGGTCCTCAACTGGCTGGCCAAGACGCTCCCTTCCGCCTTCACCCGGGTACGCGACGCCATGTCGAAGACGCTGCACGGAATGGGGAACTTCCTGTCCACCGGCATCCAGACCGTCGCCGGGGTCATCACCGGGCCCGTGAAGGGCCTGATCGCCTTCGCCAACTGGATCATCGACGGGCTCAACCACCTGAGCTTCAGCTTCTTCGGCAAGAAGTTCGGCGTGCACCTGTCGAAGATCCCGCAGCTCGCCGAGGGTGGCGTCGTCCTGCCGGCCGCCGTGCCGGGTGCCTCCGCCGTCCAGCCGCTCAGCTCGCTCGGCCGCTTCCTCCCCGCGCCGTCCGGCGCCTCCGCCACCACCGGGCCCGCCTTCTTCGCAGGCCGCCCCGGGGCCCGCGTCTACGAGGAGCGCGAAGGCAGCAGCCCGCTGACCATCGCGGACGACCTGCTCTTCCTGCACCGCACCGCAGCCTGACACCCGGGGCGCGCCCCGCACCACCACCTGCGTCCCGGGCCCGCACCACGTACCCCCAGCCACACCCGCCGTACTCCACCGGCCGGTGCCGCACACCCCTGCACCACCGCGCCCCGCGCCCCATCGCACCCGCCCCGTCCCGTCCCGGCGGCGCCCCCGCCCGTACACCAAGCCCGAAGCGAGGTGACGGCCCGACATGGCCGATACCGTCTCCACCCTCCCGCCCGTCAACGCCCTCTCCGACGACTCCACTCCCGGCTCCCTGATCACCCTCGACGGCCAGATCCAGTGGGGCGGGCTCCTCATGGGCACCGGTACGCCCTACCCGGTGGACCGCACCGGCATCACCGGCTGGGACGACCTGCCCGAGCTGGACCTCGGCGACGTGCTCAGGCCCGACCAGCACGGCGCCTGGCCCGGCGACCGCTGGGCCCAGCCCCGGCTGATCGGCGCGACCGTCTGGCTGGCCCCACCGGCGGGCACCGACCCGCTCGCCACCGCCAGGGCGTTCCGCTCCGCGACCGGCCCCGACGGCCAGGAACGCTGGCTCGCCGTCCGGCTGCTGGGCGAGACCCTGGCGGTCCGCGCCCGGGTCAGCCGCAGGGTCGTCCCGCAGGACCGCTCGTACGCCCTCCAGGGGTTCGCCAAGGTCAGCCTCCAGTGGACGGCGACCGACCCGCGCCGCTACGGCACCGTGCTGCACGACGCGGTCACCGGGCTGCCCGTCGGCGAGTCCGGTCTGACCTGGGACGACACCGCGGGCTCCGGCCTGCGATGGCCCTTGGACTGGGGCGCGGCCGGCGCGGCCGGATCGATCACCGCGGTCAACGGGGGCGGCGCCTCCGTACGGCCCGTCGTGGAGTTCCGCGGCCCCGTGGAGCGGCCGTCGCTGACCCGGCTCTCCGACGGGCGCCAGCTCCAGTACGACCTGGCGCTCGGTGCCGGGGACGTCCTCACGGTGGACACCGAGACGGGCACGGTGCTGCTCAACGACACCGCGTCCCGTATCTACACCGCCACCCCCGACTCCTCACCCGAGCAGCTGTTCCAGCTGGAGCCGGGCACCACCGACCTGGCGTTCCGCTCGGACGACACGACCCCGTCCCCGGGCGCCTCGGTCACCGTCCGCTGGCGCGACGGGCACTGGTGACCACCCCGCCCGCCGCCTCCCTCTTGCGCTCCGCCGTTTCTCTCCCACTTCTCCCTCACCGCATTCCGCTTCTTTCCGCCCTGTCCCGCAGCCCCGTCCAGGAGGACCTCATGCCCGTGCGCAGCGCATGGCTCGTCAACCGCACCGACGCCGAGTCCGGCCAGTCCCGTTCCGACACCCGGCTCGCCCCGACCGGCACCATGACCCCGACGAGCGGACTCACCAGCCGCGGCGGCATCATCCCGGGCTCGCCCGACGGCAAGTCCCTGATGTCCGCGTTCTACGTCTTCAGCTCCACCGCCGGCATGACCGCGACCGTCGCCCCCGGCCGGGCCGTCGTCCAGGGCACCGCGGCGGCCGGCGCCTACCCGGTCGTGCTCACCGACTACACCACCGTCGTCTTCGCCGACGGTGACGCCAACAACCCGCGCGTCGACCTGGTGGTGCTGCGGATCTACGACGCGCAGTACGACAACACCGGCCGCACCGAAGCCGTCCTGGAGATCGTCCAGGGCAGCCCGGCCGGCACCCCGCAGGCCCCGGCGGCGCCCGACGCCGCCCTGCCGTTGGCGACCGTGCAGATCCCGGCGGGCGCGTCGGTCGGCACCGGCGGCATCGCCTGGGCGAGCGCCGTGGCGAACCTCCGCACCAGCACCGTCGCCGCCGGCGGCATCCTGCCGCTGTACGGGAACACCGCCGAGGGGGGCGCGTACCCGGGCCAGTACCGCGACATCAGCAGCCAGCTCCAGCGCTGGGACGGCTCGCAGTGGGTGAGCTACCCGAGCCAGACCTGCGGGATCGCCCCGGCCGGGCAGCTCGCCACCGGCGGTTACGTCGGCCAGTACCGGGACAACAACGGCCGTCTGGAGCGCTGGAGCGGCACTGCCTGGACCCTCGCCATGCCGAGCCCGGCGTTCGCGTACAACAACGACGGCGGCAACTGCAAGACCACCACCTGGTCCGAGGCGCTGACCGCGACCACCGGTCCGACGGTGACCGCCACCTTCACCGCGCCGGTGTCGGGGAAGGTCCTGGTCACCGTGGGCTTCCAGGGCCAGCCGTCCATCGACGCCGGCTGGGGCCGGATGTCCGCGAACATCCGCAAGGACGGCGTCCTGGTCACCGGCCTGGGTGCCGACGAGACCCGTTCCGCCATCGACACCGGCCGGGGCGGCCAGTCGGTGAGCACCGTCTTCCCGGTCACCGGGCTGGTGGCGGGCGCCCAGTACGCGGCCGTCTCGGCGTACTCCTCCAGCGCCACGACCAACAACCACTGGTTCGACAACCGGTTCGTCCGCGTCGACCCGATGCTCTGAGGAGGGCGGCGTGACGAGTTCGCCCCGTACGGCGTACACCCCGCTCACCCCTGTCTACCGGGCGGTCTTCTGCGACCTGCGCACCGACCGTGTCCTGGACGTACTGCCGCTCACGGAGACCAAGTTCGACGACTACATCGGCAAGTCGGGCTCGCTGTCGGCGACGGTCCCGCTGCCGGACGCCGCGCTGGCGGGCCGGGCCCGCGCCGCGCTGGTGCCCGGCCGCACCGCGGTGTGGCTGGAGCGCGACGGCGACATCTGGTGGGGCGGGGTGCTGTGGACCTGCACCCCGTCGTCCGACGAACGCGGCCGGGTCCAGGTCGAGTTCCAGGCCGGCACCTTCGACTCCTACCTGGACCACCGCATCCTCGCGCAGGACGTCTCGTACACGGCGCTGGACCAGTTCGAGATCGCCCGGCTGCTGGTGGCACACGCCCAGGAGCAGCCGGGCGGTGACATCGGCATCCAGCTCGGGCACGAGATGTCCGGGGTGGCCCGGGACTGCGTCCTCGCCTACTCCTCACTCACCCGGATCCGTGAACTGCT comes from the Streptomyces sp. NBC_01471 genome and includes:
- a CDS encoding DUF3592 domain-containing protein encodes the protein MFIVVGVIFFISLVVLLGSGIPFLAQAPLRKRGVVVDSTVVRRSVPRDGKIDVEYMYITQERERHTIWQRGCSQYPQGGERVIYDPQNPKRADFAIFMSRNPRKKIVFLAIMASVTVVALVLLCIGLVI
- a CDS encoding phage tail protein; this encodes MAFTATLKKASDSLRGFKTNLDQASRSASGLKQSAQSSNSGITSIKSSSQQSAKELKSLQLAADKAEKSVTKAGKSGQTGGTGIGKFQTGAAKADKGMQGLNKSMKGNLIGVLMALLAPLIAKVVDMAMQSKTMQKILNTAFSVIKSVITSVMKAVGPIMQAAGALMKKVWNGIKTAVSVVVKAVATVIKTYFNLWKSIITTAMNAVKKVVTTVWNGIKSVISPVVNWIKGVVPAAFTTVRSKLSSAWNGLKSIAGNAFGAIKGAVTGPINAVIGLINSAIGKLNGIRVSVPGWVPLVGGKSFGIHLPTIPRLAQGGIVQPRNGGVHTIVAEAGEAEAVLPLSKLSRLLGHTTRAGQTGTGATATDGGFYIEQYYEATSSNLQDTASALLFLSKARG
- a CDS encoding phage tail protein, which translates into the protein MADTVSTLPPVNALSDDSTPGSLITLDGQIQWGGLLMGTGTPYPVDRTGITGWDDLPELDLGDVLRPDQHGAWPGDRWAQPRLIGATVWLAPPAGTDPLATARAFRSATGPDGQERWLAVRLLGETLAVRARVSRRVVPQDRSYALQGFAKVSLQWTATDPRRYGTVLHDAVTGLPVGESGLTWDDTAGSGLRWPLDWGAAGAAGSITAVNGGGASVRPVVEFRGPVERPSLTRLSDGRQLQYDLALGAGDVLTVDTETGTVLLNDTASRIYTATPDSSPEQLFQLEPGTTDLAFRSDDTTPSPGASVTVRWRDGHW